From a single Fulvivirga ulvae genomic region:
- a CDS encoding DEAD/DEAH box helicase, whose amino-acid sequence MKINNPEIEKYLIPLKIKELNSIQQASLEQYKPEKDMMLLAPTGTGKTLAFLLPALNQLQSESEAVQILILVPSRELALQLEQVFKTMSTGFKVNCCYGGHSFKTETNNLLHPPAILIGTPGRIADHLNRKSFETKQIRTVVLDEFDKSLELGFEEDMQSIIRRIPHLKSRILTSATEMKNIPDFVGFSDPVVINHLSQHPAPDIELVNIPTDSASKLETLFQLICNIGAQPMLVFCNHREAVDRISDLLFERSIIHEVFHGGMDQEERERALLKFRNGSHYVLITTDLAARGLDIPQIRHIIHYQLPVGEDAFIHRNGRTARMKTSGTAYLVTTENNEIPAYISHDLRVMSLSIDAGVPEAPEWETLFISAGKKDKINKVDIVGLFLKTGGLQKDDLGLIEVKDQYAYAAVKRNQVKAILPKVNNQKVKRQKLRIQVAR is encoded by the coding sequence ATGAAGATCAACAACCCCGAAATAGAGAAGTACCTCATCCCTCTGAAAATCAAAGAACTTAACAGTATTCAGCAAGCTTCTCTGGAGCAGTATAAACCTGAAAAGGATATGATGCTGCTGGCGCCTACGGGAACCGGTAAAACACTAGCCTTTTTGCTTCCTGCCTTAAACCAACTCCAGTCAGAATCAGAAGCCGTACAAATATTAATACTGGTTCCCTCACGCGAGCTGGCCCTTCAACTGGAGCAGGTGTTTAAAACCATGAGTACTGGTTTTAAGGTTAATTGCTGTTATGGAGGCCATTCTTTTAAAACAGAAACCAATAACCTGCTACACCCTCCTGCTATCCTGATCGGCACACCTGGCAGAATTGCTGATCATCTTAACAGGAAAAGTTTTGAAACGAAACAGATCCGTACTGTAGTCCTGGATGAGTTTGACAAATCTTTGGAACTGGGTTTTGAGGAGGATATGCAATCCATTATTCGGCGTATCCCTCATTTAAAAAGCCGGATTTTAACTTCGGCCACTGAAATGAAGAATATCCCTGACTTTGTCGGTTTTTCAGATCCGGTAGTGATCAATCACCTGTCACAACATCCGGCACCGGATATCGAACTGGTGAATATTCCAACTGACTCGGCAAGTAAACTTGAAACGCTTTTTCAACTGATTTGCAATATTGGGGCTCAGCCTATGCTTGTTTTTTGCAATCATAGAGAAGCCGTTGACAGGATCAGTGATCTGCTCTTCGAAAGGAGTATCATCCATGAGGTATTTCATGGCGGCATGGACCAGGAGGAGCGCGAACGGGCACTTTTAAAATTCAGAAACGGGAGTCACTATGTATTGATAACTACTGACCTGGCTGCAAGAGGCCTTGATATCCCGCAGATCAGGCATATTATTCATTATCAGCTTCCTGTCGGGGAAGATGCCTTCATCCATCGCAACGGAAGAACGGCCAGGATGAAGACCAGTGGCACTGCTTACCTGGTAACAACCGAAAATAATGAAATACCAGCCTATATTAGCCATGACCTGCGCGTAATGTCGCTCAGTATTGATGCCGGAGTTCCGGAAGCACCTGAGTGGGAAACGTTATTCATTAGTGCCGGTAAAAAGGATAAGATCAATAAAGTTGACATTGTGGGTCTTTTCCTGAAAACAGGAGGACTCCAAAAAGATGATCTTGGTCTGATCGAAGTCAAAGACCAGTATGCCTATGCTGCGGTAAAACGCAATCAGGTAAAGGCCATACTCCCAAAGGTAAACAACCAAAAGGTAAAGAGGCAAAAGCTGCGTATCCAGGTAGCCCGGTAA
- a CDS encoding ABC-F family ATP-binding cassette domain-containing protein — protein MIAANNVSLQYGKRVLFDEVNIKFSAGNCYGVIGANGAGKSTFLKILSGDITPNSGNVTIEPGKRMAVLKQNHFEFDEFTVLDTVMMGHTKLWKIMKEKDEIYAKPDFSEEDGIKASELEAEFAEMDGWNAESDAAALLSGLGIDESEHYNLMKDLTGSQKVRVLLSQALFGNPDILILDEPTNDLDIHTVSWLEDFLLDFKNTVIVVSHDRHFLDTVCTHIADIDFGAIKLFTGNYSFWYQSSQLALSQRSAANKKAEEKKKELQEFIARFSANASKSKQATSRRKLLDKINVEDIQPSNRRYPAIIFNQKREAGDQILQIEGLNKKIDGRSLIKDLDIFVNKGDKIAFIGKDSLAISTLFRILMGEEKADSGEFKFGQTITTAYLPNENEKYFKSNENLIDWLRQYSDDEKDEIFIRGFLGKMLFTGEETLKKCNVLSGGEKVRCMISRMMLASANLLILDEPTNHLDLESITAFNNALKDFPGTVLFTSHDHEFTQTVANRIIELTPNGFMDKLMTYDDYISSEQVASQRESLMA, from the coding sequence ATGATCGCAGCAAACAATGTTTCTCTACAATACGGTAAGAGAGTCCTTTTTGACGAAGTAAACATCAAATTCAGTGCAGGCAACTGCTACGGTGTTATTGGAGCCAACGGAGCCGGAAAATCCACCTTTTTAAAGATACTTTCAGGAGATATAACTCCGAACTCCGGGAATGTAACTATTGAGCCCGGCAAGAGGATGGCCGTGCTCAAGCAGAACCACTTTGAATTTGACGAGTTCACGGTATTGGATACCGTAATGATGGGCCATACCAAGTTATGGAAGATCATGAAGGAAAAGGACGAGATCTATGCCAAGCCCGATTTTTCTGAAGAAGACGGTATTAAAGCTTCTGAGCTGGAAGCTGAGTTTGCCGAGATGGATGGTTGGAATGCGGAGTCTGATGCTGCTGCGCTTTTAAGCGGCCTGGGTATCGACGAATCAGAGCATTATAACCTGATGAAAGACCTGACTGGTAGTCAGAAAGTAAGGGTACTTTTATCTCAGGCCCTCTTCGGTAACCCTGACATCCTGATCCTGGATGAACCTACCAATGACCTTGACATCCATACGGTAAGCTGGCTGGAAGATTTTCTTCTTGATTTTAAAAATACAGTGATCGTAGTATCTCACGACCGTCACTTTTTAGATACTGTATGCACCCATATCGCCGATATTGATTTTGGTGCCATCAAATTATTTACCGGTAACTATTCATTCTGGTATCAGTCCAGTCAGTTAGCGTTAAGCCAGCGCTCTGCTGCTAACAAGAAAGCTGAAGAAAAGAAAAAAGAACTGCAAGAGTTTATCGCACGCTTTAGTGCCAATGCTTCCAAATCCAAGCAGGCTACCAGCCGAAGGAAGCTTCTCGACAAGATCAATGTTGAAGATATTCAGCCTTCAAACAGACGTTATCCCGCAATCATCTTCAATCAGAAACGTGAGGCCGGAGACCAGATACTTCAAATAGAAGGGCTGAATAAAAAGATAGATGGACGCTCTCTTATCAAAGACCTGGATATTTTTGTTAACAAAGGAGATAAGATCGCTTTTATTGGCAAGGATAGTCTCGCCATCTCTACTCTTTTTCGCATTCTGATGGGGGAAGAAAAAGCTGATTCCGGAGAGTTCAAGTTTGGTCAGACCATCACAACGGCTTATTTGCCCAACGAAAATGAGAAGTACTTTAAAAGCAATGAAAACCTTATAGACTGGCTAAGGCAGTACTCTGATGACGAAAAGGATGAAATATTTATCCGTGGGTTTCTTGGAAAAATGCTCTTTACAGGTGAAGAAACCCTAAAAAAATGCAATGTACTTTCCGGTGGTGAAAAAGTAAGGTGTATGATATCACGGATGATGCTGGCCAGTGCCAACCTGCTGATACTCGACGAACCTACCAACCACCTTGACCTAGAATCTATCACGGCTTTTAACAATGCTTTGAAAGACTTCCCGGGTACAGTCTTGTTCACATCACATGATCATGAGTTTACCCAGACTGTTGCCAACAGGATCATAGAGCTTACACCTAATGGTTTTATGGATAAGCTTATGACCTATGATGACTACATTTCAAGCGAGCAAGTGGCGTCGCAGAGAGAGTCTCTGATGGCATAA
- a CDS encoding two-component regulator propeller domain-containing protein, translating to MKIRLYAGIVLVNLLLISLFHATFAQINDIRFERLTIDNGLSQNTVMSITQDDQGFLWVATQDGLNRYDGYEFITYTNDLKNHNTLLHNYTTEVLNYGQNRLLVSTIVGLDLVDISSDDFTHLRAGSGTQQLSANDVNCILVDSQGVLWAGTADGLNRIDSVGGEVVYFRHKNNDPSSLSSSVITALFEDHENNLWVGTEEGLNKYSRQKGKFQRYYHANTPNSLSSNYITSIYEDRQKRLWIGTQNGLNIYNHKTNEFELFGSGSHDQNISDNRVTDIFQDSKGHIWVGTRNGLNRLVEAGGKITVSQYKKDEGDLSSLSNNWITTLYEDRSNVLWVGTYFGGLNKFDLYASKFKTLEYKENDPNSLSSNIVRAITKDRDGNIWVGTNPGLNYVDRKTGEVTRFFGDPGNSNSMNGNVVRRLCLDSDNILWIGTSDGGLSWYNTVTGKFRRFEPDPDDPYAFKATDVRMFYEDSDGTMWIGSNGKGLFRYERGTDRFINYRPDSLKNSISSLEVNYAIDEDHDGNLWIGTWNGLNMYNKTTNQWTNYYYDLNDPESLSDNYIKSVLVDHNNTVWVATAGRGLNKLVNREKGIFEHYTVNEGLANNHTYGVLEDDDHYIWVSTNKGLSRLNPITGTFRNYDRNDGLQANEFNTGSFYRAPDGELFFGGINGLNYFRPEEVFDNETLPQVAITSIRLFNKAVELRDSSQGIYLGKHVHFMDKLQLAYHQNSIAFEFAALHFSNPSKNRYAYILEGFDKEWVYTQGSLRFASYTNVPPGEYTFKIKASNNDGIWKMEPATLTLIITPPYWQTWWFKLLSGALLVGLVIGVHRYRVYNIKEQKGRLEKLVEERTAEIDHKSRQLEEKNKKLIAAHEQLQLKQEEVVLINDEVLAQNDEILAQNEELEMQRKQLEKSYKNIRIISEIGREISSMLDFEKIIVKVHEHVTNLMDATEFGIGIYDEESGKINFALCIFKGERMPGYETEVSGNRFTSWAVRNKKPIWLGNARNEYQQYLPSIEEVKNKLLASLMCIPLLVEDRVIGVLSVQSPNENDYSQYQFDLLSALATYIAIGLDNSNAYKTLEAKVDERTRDLNDAYSQLVTTNKNFDEFAYRSAHDLRGPLARILGLCHLGQLEVKDKKGLEFLNFLEKVAFEMDHMLGRLLRTHQNKKTPVTKSLLDIEAILDQIIKSITKTEELHHIKFEYDIDAEISLRSDQFLFRILLENIILNAVQFQDPDQKNKWVKIGVARGQAPGQVVISVTDNGIGIPAQQRERVFDMFFVGSEASKGSGLGLYESKLIADRLGGMVSIKQCNEGLTVFEVVMNK from the coding sequence ATGAAAATCAGACTTTATGCGGGAATAGTTCTGGTAAACCTGTTATTAATCTCTCTGTTTCATGCCACTTTTGCGCAGATAAATGACATCAGGTTTGAAAGGCTGACCATAGATAATGGCCTTTCTCAAAATACAGTCATGTCTATCACCCAGGATGATCAGGGTTTTCTATGGGTAGCCACCCAGGATGGACTCAACAGGTATGACGGGTATGAATTCATTACCTATACCAATGACCTTAAAAACCATAACACACTACTACATAACTATACTACTGAAGTCCTTAATTATGGCCAAAACAGGCTGCTGGTAAGCACTATAGTCGGCCTGGATCTTGTTGATATATCCAGTGACGACTTTACACATCTCAGAGCAGGCAGCGGCACGCAACAGTTATCTGCCAACGATGTCAATTGTATTCTTGTGGATAGTCAGGGAGTGTTATGGGCAGGTACAGCAGACGGTCTCAACAGGATTGACTCTGTAGGAGGTGAGGTGGTATATTTTCGGCATAAAAATAATGACCCTTCCAGCTTAAGTAGTAGTGTAATTACCGCCCTTTTTGAAGACCATGAAAATAATCTTTGGGTAGGCACTGAAGAGGGGTTAAATAAATACTCCCGGCAAAAGGGGAAGTTCCAAAGATATTACCATGCAAATACTCCTAATTCACTAAGTAGCAATTATATAACCTCTATTTATGAGGATAGGCAGAAGCGGCTTTGGATAGGTACACAGAATGGCCTCAATATATATAATCATAAGACGAATGAGTTTGAGCTTTTTGGGAGCGGTTCACATGATCAAAATATTTCTGATAACAGGGTTACGGATATTTTTCAGGATAGCAAAGGGCACATATGGGTGGGTACCAGGAATGGCCTTAACCGGTTGGTGGAAGCAGGTGGTAAAATAACTGTATCCCAATACAAAAAAGATGAGGGTGACCTGAGCAGCCTGAGCAATAACTGGATAACCACTCTATATGAAGACAGGTCTAATGTATTGTGGGTAGGCACATATTTTGGCGGACTAAATAAGTTTGACCTGTATGCTTCTAAATTTAAGACGTTGGAATACAAAGAGAACGATCCAAATTCTTTATCCAGCAATATTGTAAGGGCTATAACCAAGGATCGTGATGGAAATATATGGGTTGGTACAAACCCGGGATTAAATTACGTTGACCGTAAGACAGGGGAGGTTACCCGATTTTTTGGTGATCCCGGCAACTCCAATAGTATGAATGGCAATGTAGTTCGCCGTTTATGCCTCGATAGTGACAATATACTGTGGATAGGCACCAGCGATGGAGGGCTGAGCTGGTACAATACCGTAACAGGTAAATTCAGGCGATTCGAGCCGGACCCGGACGACCCGTATGCTTTTAAGGCAACTGATGTGCGTATGTTTTATGAGGATAGTGACGGAACAATGTGGATAGGGTCTAATGGGAAAGGTCTTTTCAGGTATGAGCGGGGTACAGACCGGTTTATTAACTACAGACCTGACAGCCTGAAAAATTCTATAAGCAGCCTTGAGGTAAATTATGCCATAGATGAAGACCATGACGGGAACCTGTGGATAGGTACCTGGAATGGACTGAATATGTATAATAAGACTACAAACCAATGGACAAACTATTACTATGATCTTAATGACCCGGAAAGCCTTTCCGACAACTATATAAAATCAGTATTGGTTGACCATAACAATACAGTTTGGGTTGCCACTGCCGGCAGGGGATTAAACAAGCTGGTGAATAGGGAAAAGGGGATATTTGAGCATTATACAGTAAATGAAGGACTGGCCAATAATCACACCTATGGTGTTTTGGAAGACGATGATCATTATATATGGGTAAGCACCAATAAAGGTTTGTCACGCCTCAATCCGATCACCGGTACCTTTCGGAACTACGATCGTAACGACGGGTTACAAGCTAATGAATTCAATACAGGATCATTTTACAGGGCGCCTGACGGAGAATTATTTTTCGGTGGAATAAATGGTCTCAACTATTTCAGACCGGAGGAAGTTTTTGATAATGAGACCTTACCACAGGTAGCCATCACAAGCATCAGACTTTTTAACAAGGCTGTTGAGCTTAGGGACTCATCCCAAGGTATTTATCTCGGCAAACATGTCCATTTCATGGATAAACTGCAACTTGCGTATCATCAAAATTCAATAGCTTTTGAATTTGCTGCATTACACTTCTCCAACCCCTCCAAAAATCGCTACGCATATATTTTAGAAGGCTTTGACAAGGAATGGGTCTATACACAAGGTAGCTTACGTTTTGCAAGCTATACCAATGTGCCTCCCGGTGAGTATACATTTAAAATTAAGGCATCAAATAATGATGGTATCTGGAAAATGGAGCCGGCTACCCTCACGCTGATAATAACTCCCCCTTATTGGCAAACATGGTGGTTTAAGCTGCTATCGGGCGCTTTACTTGTAGGACTTGTAATTGGCGTGCACCGGTACAGGGTTTATAATATTAAAGAACAGAAAGGCAGGCTTGAAAAGCTGGTGGAAGAAAGAACAGCGGAGATTGATCATAAAAGCCGCCAGCTTGAGGAGAAAAACAAGAAGCTGATAGCGGCACATGAGCAACTGCAGTTAAAGCAGGAAGAGGTGGTGCTGATCAATGATGAAGTGCTTGCCCAGAATGATGAGATTCTCGCTCAGAATGAAGAGTTGGAAATGCAGAGAAAGCAGTTGGAGAAATCATACAAGAACATTCGTATAATCAGTGAAATAGGCAGGGAAATTTCTTCTATGCTTGACTTTGAAAAGATCATAGTAAAAGTACATGAGCATGTGACTAACTTAATGGATGCCACGGAATTCGGTATAGGTATATATGATGAGGAAAGCGGTAAGATAAATTTTGCCTTGTGCATATTCAAAGGGGAAAGAATGCCTGGCTATGAAACCGAAGTGTCAGGAAACAGGTTTACAAGCTGGGCTGTCAGAAATAAAAAGCCTATATGGTTGGGAAATGCCAGAAATGAATACCAGCAGTACCTTCCATCTATCGAAGAAGTGAAGAATAAGTTGTTAGCATCATTAATGTGTATTCCCCTGCTGGTAGAAGACCGTGTTATCGGAGTGCTGAGCGTGCAAAGCCCTAACGAGAATGACTACTCGCAATATCAATTTGATTTGCTGAGTGCGTTGGCCACCTATATCGCTATCGGGCTTGATAATTCCAATGCTTATAAAACACTGGAAGCTAAGGTAGATGAGCGCACACGTGACCTGAATGATGCTTATAGTCAATTGGTGACTACCAATAAAAACTTTGATGAGTTTGCGTACCGCTCGGCCCATGACCTTCGGGGCCCGCTGGCCAGGATACTTGGCTTATGCCACCTCGGGCAGCTGGAGGTGAAGGATAAGAAGGGACTCGAATTTTTGAACTTCCTGGAGAAAGTAGCATTTGAAATGGACCATATGCTGGGCAGGCTGCTGCGTACACACCAAAATAAGAAAACCCCTGTGACCAAAAGTCTGCTGGATATTGAGGCTATTTTGGATCAGATTATTAAGTCTATCACCAAGACTGAGGAGCTCCATCACATTAAATTTGAATATGATATCGATGCGGAAATAAGCCTGCGGTCAGATCAATTTCTCTTCAGAATATTGCTCGAAAATATTATACTCAACGCTGTTCAGTTTCAGGACCCCGATCAAAAGAATAAATGGGTTAAAATAGGTGTTGCCCGCGGCCAAGCCCCAGGACAGGTGGTAATATCCGTTACAGACAACGGTATTGGAATCCCTGCCCAGCAAAGAGAGCGGGTTTTTGACATGTTTTTTGTTGGTTCCGAAGCCTCCAAAGGTTCCGGGCTCGGTCTTTATGAATCCAAATTAATTGCTGACAGGCTTGGGGGAATGGTAAGTATCAAACAGTGTAATGAAGGTCTTACTGTATTTGAGGTGGTTATGAACAAATAA